The Blattabacterium sp. (Blatta orientalis) str. Tarazona genome contains the following window.
AGAAGGGAAATACTATCATTGAGCCTACTTCTGGAAATACTGGAGTTGGATTAGCTATGGTTTCTTCTGTGAAAGGATATCGTCTTATTTTAGTAATGCCTGAATCTATGAGTCTTGAAAGAAGAAAGATTTTTTCAGTTTATGGAGCAAAATTTGTTCTTACTCCTAGAGATGAAGGAATGAAGGGAGCTATTGAAAAAGCGGAAGAATTGGTGAAAAAAATTCCTAATTCATGGATTCCAAAACAATTCGACAATATTTCTAATTCTAATATACATAAATATACTACGGCTAGGGAAATTTTAGAATCATTTCCTGAGGGGATTGATTATTTTATTACCGGAGTAGGAACTGGAGGACATATTACTGGAATAGGAGAAGTTCTAAAGAAAAAATTTCCAACTGTAAAAATATTTTCTGTAGAACCTGTAGAATCTCCGGTAATATTTGGAGGAAAACCTAATCCTCATGCCTTACAAGGATTAGGTGCAGGTTTTATTCCCTCTATTTTAAATATTAAAATATTAGATGGAACTTTTTTAGTTTCTAAAGAAGAAGCATTTAGTTATGTTCGCAAAGTTGCAAAAAAAGAAGGAATTTTGGTAGGAATTTCTACAGGAGCAGTATTGTCTGCTATTGCAAAAGAATTATCAAATTTTTCTGAAAATTCTACAATATTGACATTCAATTATGATACTGGAGAAAGGTATTTTTCTGTGGATGATCTTTTTGATTCAAAATAATAAAAAAAAATGAGAAAAGTAATTTTTATTTCAGAAGGCCCAGGAGACCCTGATTTGATAACTCTTAAATCCGGTTATCATTTAAGAAAATCAGAAATAGTGTTAGTGGATCGTTTTTTCAGTCCTGAAATACTAAAAAAGTACTCAAATTATAAATACTAAAAAAAAATTATTTATGTAGGAAAAAAAAGTCTATTATATTTGACTCAAAAGAGAATCCATGAGATCATGATTTATCATGCTTTACAAGGAAAATATGTGTAGTTAGACTAAAAGGAGGATATGTTTCCATTTTTTCTAATATTATGGATGAATTAATTGAATTAAAAAAATATCATATTTCTTATGAAAATATCCCATGAGTTACTGCTTCTGTAGGTGCTGCTTCTTATACAGAAATTCCTCTTACAGCGAGGGGGATACGCTTATTCAGTTCGTTATAATAACACTTCATAATCCAAATTCAATTCATAAACATCAATGGATTAAATTTCTGAAGAATTCAGATATTTTTATTATATATTTATATGTGTATTCAAAGAAATATTTATACGGATAAATTGGTAGCGATAGTAGTAGAACAAGCTACTACTAAACTTATGAAAAAAGTATATACAAGTTTTCTTTATAATTGTAAAGAGTTAATAAGAAAAGAAAAAAAATTATTTTTTGTATTAATATTCTGTTTTTTTGTAATTCATATCTGTTTTAAACTTAAAAAAATGTTATCTGAATCAAAAAATAAAGCATTCATTGAATTCATAAAAAATTCTTCTAAAGAAGAAATTATTTGGATGTCTGGATTTTTATCTGGAATGATTTCTTCTTATGGAAATTTAAAAAAATTGAGGAAATTCAAAGAAAAAATTACACTTGTTTATGGGACAGAAACAGGAAATGCAAAAAATTTAGCTTTTTCTATTGTTAGAAAAGCTAACAATAGAAATTTACAAATGAGATTGATAAGTTTAGATCAATACCGTTTGATTGATTTGAAAAAAGAAAATTATTTTTTCATAATTATTAGTACCCATGGAGAAGGGAACCCCCCATCATCTGCTAAATCTTTTTTTGATTTTATTCATCAAGAAAAAGACCTTCATTTAGATAATATGAAATATAGTGTATTAGCATTAGGAGATCGTTCTTATCCTTTTTTTTGCAAAGCAGGAGAAGATGTAGATAAACGTTTACATGAAGTGGGAGCTAGTAGATTAATTCCGTTACATAAATGTGATGTATCTTATGAAGATAAAGCAGAAGAATGGTTAAAAAAAATTTACAATTTTTTTGAAAAAGACAAATTTAAGGAAAAAATTCTCAAAAAAAATGTAGAAAAAAAAAAAATTTATGGAACTATTCTAACTAATATACTTTTAAACGATAAAGAAAGAGGTTCTAACAAAGAAATTCATCATATTGAAATTTTAATAAAAAATCCTGAAGATGCAGATTATAAACCAGGGGATTCTATAGGAGTTTTAGCGGAAAATCCTTCAGAAGAAGTAAAAAAAATTATGAATCATTTTCAAGGAAAAAAGGATGATATTTCAGGATATTCAAATTTTTTAAAAAAAACAAATATATTTAATTTATCTAAAGAGGTTTTAAAAAAATATTCTACGTTGGCAAAAAAAGACATTCTTCATGATAGAGTATGGAATCTTCTTGATCTTTTGAAAAATTTTCCTATGAAAAATAGAATTCAACCGAAAGATTTAGTTGAAATTTTGGATCCTATAAAACCCAGATTATATTCCATTTCTTCTTCTCCAAGAGTTCATGATTCTGAGATCCATATTACAGTATCACGTCATAAATTTCAAATAAATGGAAATATTAGATATGGTTATTGTTCTGATTTTATTTCTAAATTAAAGGAAGGCGATATTTTATCTTTTTTTATTCATAAAAATTACTTATTTAAGTTACCAGAATCAGACAAAGATATTATTCTTATTGGACCTGGAACAGGAATAGCACCATTTCGTTCCTTTTTATATGAAAGAGAAGCAATAGGGGCAACTGGAAGAAATTGGCTTTTTTTTGGAGATCAGCATTTTTCTTCTGATTTTTTATATCAAACGGAAATACAAAATTGGAAAAAAAACGGTGTACTTCATCGTGTGAGTCTTGCTTTTTCTAGAGATCAAGAAGAAAAAATATATGTACAAAATAAAATATGGGAAAATCGTAAAGAATTTTTTGCATGGATAGAGAATGGAGCGTATGTATACATTTGTGGTCAAAAAAAACCAATGAGTATCGATGTTGAAAATACTATATTTCGTGTAATAGAAGAAAGTCTCGGGACTTCTCCAGAGTTTTTTATAAGAAAAATGAAAGAAAGTGGACGCTATCTGAAAGATGTCTATTAATTTTTTCCAAAAAAATTTGAAAATAGAATGAGAAAAGATCGTGATTACAAAAAAAGATGACAACGATAGAAGAAAAAATAAAAAAAGAATTGTATACAGCTTGAAAGAAAAACTGTCTGTTGGTTATGATAAAGATCAAATTGTTGTAAAATTTCATGGATTATATCAAAAAGATGATATAGAGATATAAGAGAAATACGTTCTAAGAAAAAAATTAGATCGTTTATCCTCTTTTATGATTCGTTTACGAACTCCATGAGGTCTTATTAATTCGAAGCAATGGATGGCTATCCATAAAATTTCAGAAAAAATTCAACAGGAGTCATTAAAATAATAATTAGACAAACTATTTAATTACATGGATTAATTAAATATAAAATAAAACCTACTATTCAATCTTTTAATCTTTATAAAAAAGAGGATGTGAATAGAAATGTAATAGACAGTTCCTATGTAGGAAAAACATTCTTATGAAGAAATATATAGATATGCTTCTAAAATTAGTAAAATGTTACTTTCCAAAAAAATGGCTTATTATGAAATTTGGTTAGATGAAGAAAAAATTTCTTTAAAAATCATGTGTTTTCCTATAAAAAATTTTAGTTACTAAGATTGATTATTAAAGTTTTATATAATTTTTTTCAATATAGAGTTTTTTTCTTTGAGAGAAAGAATCTTTTTTACAATTATTTGAGCCATTTTATATTTTGATTCTTTGGTCCATCCAGCTATATGTGGTGTAAGAATAACTTTTTTAGAATGAATAAGATAAAAAAAATTTTTAGGGAGTTTTCGATGATAAAAAAAATTTTCAAAAGAACATTTTTCGTATTCTATCACATCTAAGCATGCTCCACATATTTTTCCATTTTTTAATGCTTTTACTAAATGATCGGTAATTACACATCCTCCACGAGAGGTGTTAATAAAATAAAAAGGTTTACTGAATTTTTTTATAAAATGTTCGTTAATCATCCCTTTAGTTTTCCTTGTGTAAGGAACGTGTAAACTAATTATATCTGATTTCAGAAAAATTGTATTCATATCTACTTGTTGTGCATAAATATTTCCTACTTTAGGTAAAATGTCATAACATAATATTGTAGCTTCGAATCCTGAAAGTTTTTTAGCGAAAGCTTTTCCTGTGTTTCCATATCCAATAATTCCTATAGTTTTTCCCTTAATTTCTCTTCCCCTATTAGATTCTCTATTCCATTTACCTTTTATGATTTCTTGGTTAGAAATAAAGAGATGATTCATTATAGATAAAAGCATAGCTATTGCATGTTCTGCCACGGAATCTCTATTTCCTTCTGGAGTAGAAATTAAGGTGATCCTATTTTTATAAACATAGTCTTTATCTATATTTTCTACTCCAGATCCGATACGAGCTATAAATCTTAATTTTTTTGCTTCTTTAAGCAAGTTTTTATTTAATTTCAATCTACTTCTTAAAATAATTCCATCATATAGGGAGATAAATTTTATAATTTTTTCTATAGGATCAGAATAATTTTCGTCGCAAATAAATCCCTCTTTCCTTAATTTATATATAATATAAGGATGATCTTTATCTAAAATTAATATTCTTTTTATCATATCAATTGATTATTGATCATCATTTTTACTACCGTTTTCAAGATTTAAATTTTCATCATTTTTACTACCGTTTTCAAGATTTAAATTTTCATCTAAATCTATAATATTTTTATTTTTTTCTTTATCATTATTGTGATCTTCTTCACAATTATCCCAATGATAATTTTCTGGTTTGTGAAATAATAATTTTTCATGATAAATCAGACTGGAATCTTTATAGAGACTTCTCATATAATAGGCCCATATAGGCAATGCCATATTTGCTCCTTGTCCTAATTTTATGCTTTCAAAATGAGCAAATCTATCCTCCCATCCTACCCAAATTCCAGTAGTTAAATTAGGGGTCATTCCTATAAACCACCCATCGGAATTTTCATTAGTAGTACCTGTTTTTCCTGCTATATCTCCTACAAAAAAATTATATTTATGTAATCTTTTGGCGGTTCCGTATTGGACTACTCCTTGCATTAATTTTAACATAATATATGCTACTTCTTCACTAAATACTTGCCTCCTACTAAGATCTATATGTTCTTTAATTAATTTTCCGTATTCATCTTCTATTTTTACTAAAATACTGGGTCTTACATAAATTCCATAATTAGTAAATGTATTAAAAGCCCCTGTCATTTCATATAAAGTTAAATCCGAAGATCCAAGAGCTATAGATGGATGTTTAGGGATTAAGGAGTCTATTCCCATTTTTCTTGCTAAATTAATCACTGGCCCTGTAGTTATTTGAGAAATAAGACGAGCGGAAATAGTATTAACAGATAGAGCTAGACCATCTTTTAAAGTTAAAAAACCTCCATATTTTCCATTGGAATTTCTTGGGCTCCATTTTCCTAAATGAAATTTTTCATTTGATATTTTCGTACAAGGAGTATAATGCAATTCATTGATTGCGGCTGCATATAAAATAGGTTTGAAAACAGAACCCACTTGACGTTGTGTTTTTGCTACATGATCATATTGGAAATAATTGAAATCTACTCCTCCCACCCATGCTTTTATATATCCAGTAGAAGCTTCTATAGAAATCAATCCAGCTTGTATTATGCTCTTTTGATAGCGGATGAATTCCCATGGAGATATGAATACTTTTTTATATCCATTCCATGTGAATAATTTTGTATTTTGTGGTTTTTTAAACGTTTCTATAATTTTTTCTTCTGAAATCCCTTTTTGTCGTAAATCCTGATAAAGTTGAGTTCTATGCATAGCTGATAGAAGAATTCTCTTTGTTTTTTCTGGAGTGATATTTAAAAATGGAGCGTTTTTATTTTTCTTCTGAGAATTATTAAATAAAATTTGCAATTGGCTAAGATGTTTTTTTACTGCTTTTTCGGCATAATCTTGCATTTTTGCATCAATAGATGTATATATTTTTAACCCGCTAGAATAAAGGTTAAGTTTTTGTCCGGTTTTTTTTTCGTAATCATCTAATGCTTCTTGAATTTCTTTTTTTAAAAATTCACCATAATAAGTTAATAATTCAAAATCTTTTTTTTGTATTTTAAAATTTATTTTAACGGGTTTTTCTAACTCATCTTTATATCTCTTATTGTTTATAAAATCATACTTTTTCATCTGATATAAAACTAGGTTTCGTTGTTTTTTAGCTCTATTAGGATATAATTTTGGATTATACAAAGATGGATTTTCTAACATTCCTACTAATGTTGCACACTCTCCTAAATTAAGTTCGGAGGCTTTTTTATTAAAATAAGTATGTGAAGCCGTTTCTATTCCTTTTGCATTATATAAAAAATCAAATTTATTATAATACATTGTAATGATTTCTTCTTTTGTGTAACGTTTCTCTAATTCGATAGCCATTACCCATTCTAAAAGTTTCTGATGCATTCTTTGTAACTTATTTTTTGCAGATGGACCTGTAAATAAAAGTTTGGCTAATTGTTGAGAAATCGTACTTCCTCCTCCTTTCTTTCCTAAAGAAAAAATAGCTCTAAGGAGAGATTTTGCATCTATTCCAGAATGATATTTGAAACGAATATCTTCCTTTGACATGAGAGCATTAACAAGATTTTTTGGAAGTTTTTGATAAGTAATCAAAGTTCTATTTTCTGAGAAAAATTTTCCTAATAAAATCCCATTGGAATCATATACTTCTGATCCAACTTCCATTATAGGATTTTCAATATCTTTTGTACTAGGAAGAGTGCCTAGATAACCTTTAGAAGCTGCATAAAAAATTATAAAAGCAGCTCCTATTCCTAGAAAATAGAAAAACCAAAAGTAAAAAAGAAGCAAACGAAAGTAAAAACTTATTTTTCTATTTTTTTTATTAGACACTTATCTTTTTTAATTAATATTCTAAACATCTGTTATTTGAATGTTAATTCTGTTTTTTGAATCACGTCAATTGTTGATAATTTCTCTAGAGGAGGAGAAATTTTATTATTTTCCAGAATTTCTTTTATTTTTTTTATTTCTATTCTAAACCAAGTATTTGGATTTTTAATGTAAGAAAACCACATTTTTTTTTTAAACACATCAATTTTCATACATTGTGCTATTCCTTTTTCTGTGTGTATTTTACAGTTAAAATCTGGAAAATCTTTTATAGCTGATAAATAAGCATCTAATTCATAATTTAGACAACATTTTAATTTACTACATTGTCCAGTTAATTTCTCTATATTTAGAGATAATTGTTGATATCTAGCCGAATTAGTCGTGACACTTTTAAAATTTTTTAACCATGTGGAACAACAAAGTTCACGACCGCAAGAACCTATTCCTCCAATTTTTGCGGCTTCTTGTCTGTATCCTATCTGACGCATCTCTATACGTATGCGAAAAGTTAAAGCTAATTCTTTAATCAACTTTCTAAAATCAATTCTATTTTCAGCCGTATAATAAAAAGTAGCTTTCTCTCCATCTCCTTGATATTCCACATCACAAATTTTCATGGAGAGATTTAAATGCTTTGCAATTTTTTTAGCTTTTAAAAGACCTTTCAATTCTTTTTTTTTATAAAAATTCCATATGTTTATCTCTTTTTCTGTGGATTTTCTGTATATTTTTTTTATGTTTGAAAACGGGTTATTTTTGTTACGTATTTGCAATTTTACCAATTCTCCGGTTAGAGTTACTGTTCCGATGTCATATCCACTAGATTTCGATTCTACAGTTACAAAATCACCTTTGCAAAGGTTTATTTTTTCTGCATTATGGAAAAATTCTTTTCTGTCATTTTTAAATTGTACTTCTATAAGATCAAAATTATCTAATAAAAAAGGAGGTTTAATATTAGATAACCAATCTACTACATGCAGTTTTTTGACACATTTTTTTTTTGTAAACATATTATTTCTATTATTAGTACATTCGTTTTTTAAGCAACTTGAACATAATTTTTCCATTATTTTAATGATTTAAAAAACAAAAATAAAACTTTTATTCTGCTTCTTATTTTTTGATAAAAATTTATATTTATAGATATGAATAAGAGAATAGCAGTATTTCCTGGATCTTTTGATCCAATAACTTTAGGACATTATGATGTTATTGTGAGATCTTTAAATTTGTTTGATAAAATTGTTATAGCTATTGGGATAAATTCAGAAAAAAACAATATGTTTTCTATTAACAGGAGAAAGGAATGGATCCAAAAAACTTTTTTAGGATTTTCTAAAATAGAAATAGATTTATTTCAAGGAATGACTATCTCTTTTTGTAGAAAAAAGAAGGCTCAATTTATATTGAGAGGTCTAAGAGACCAATTAGATTTTGAATTTGAAAGAAAAGTTTTCTATGCTAATAGAGAATTAGAGAAAAGAAATTGTATCGAAACCGTTTTTATTCTTTCTTCTTACGGAAAATCTTATATAAGTTCTAGAATTGTAAGAGAAATTATGAAAAATGGCGGGGATTATACTATTTTTGTTCCTCCTTATGTAAGAATTTAATTAATGGATCTATCACTCTTTTTTTATCCAACCAAGAGTGATTTGTTTTTTTTCTATATCAGCGTCAATCAATTTTACTTTAACTCTATCTCCTAAATAGTAAACTCTTCTTTTTTTTCTACCAATTATACTGTAATTATTGGAATGTAAAGTGTATAAATCCTCTTTTATATCACGTAATCGGATCATTCCTTCTGTTTGGAATACGAGTAAATCAATATAAACACTCCATTCGGTAAATCCTGTAATAATTCCCTCAAATTCTTTTCCTAGGTATTTTTTTATATGTTTAACCTGTAAATATTTTAAAAATTCTCTTTCTGCATCTATTGCTAAACGTTCTTTTTCACTGCAATGCTTAGATTGTTCTTCATAAAATTCTATGGAATTTAATTTATTGTTGTTCTTTTTTGTTAAATAATAATTTAATAAACGATGCGCTATGATATCTGAGTATCTTCTAATAGGAGAAGTAAAATGGGTGTAATAAACAAAAGATAATCCATAGTGTCCTATATTTTTTGTAGAATATTTTGCCTTGCTCATGGTTCGAAGAATTAAATTTTCGATCATATTTTTTTCTGGTTTTCCTTGAATACTTTTTAATAAATGATTAATAGATGTTTTTACATTTTTTAGATCTAAAAAATAACCTAAAGGCTCTATGATTTTTTTTAAAATGAAAATTTTTTGAAAATCTGGTTCATCATGAACTCTGTAAATATAGGTTCTATTAGAAGGTTTTCCATCTAAATTTAAGCTAACAAATTCTGAAATTTTTCTATTAGCTAATAGCATAAATTCTTCTATCAAACGATGAGCTTCATTGCTTTTTTCTAAGTATAATCTAGTAGGATTATTTTTTTTATCTAAATGAAACTTTATTTCTACTTTCTCTATAGAAATTGCTCCATTTTTTAGTCTATTTTTGGTTAAAATTTTAGAAAAAAAGAATAGTGTAGAAATATCTTCGTGATAATCTCCTTTTTTTCTTTCTATGATTTTTTGTACTTCTTCATATGTAAATCTTCTATTTGATCGTATAATAGTTTTCCCAAACCAACTTTTTAAAATTTTTCCTTGATTATTCATATTAAAAATGGAAGAAAAACTTAGTTTATCTTTTTCTGGGTGTAAAGAACAAAGATCATTGGATAATATTTTTGGAAGCATAGGAATAACTTTTCCTACAAAATAAATAGAATTAGCACGTGTATATGCTTCTTTATCCAAGAAACTTCCTTTTTTTACATAGTGAGAAACATCGGCTATATGAATTCCAATTTCCCAAATATTAGAATTTAATTTTCTAATGGAAAGTGCGTCATCTATATCTTTTGCATCAAGAGGATCTATAGTGAAAGTATTAATATTCCGCATATCTCTTCTCATATTTAGATCAGAATTTTTTTTCAGTACTATTTCTTTCGCTTCTTTCTCTACCTCTTTAGGAAATTCATAGGATATTCCATATTCAGACAATAAAGAAAAAATTTCTGTTTTATATTCTCCAGATACTCCAAATCCTTTAATTATTTTTCCTAAAGGATTTTTGAAATTTTTTGGCCATTTTACGATTTCTACCAATACTTTTTCATTGTGTTGATATCCTTTGAATTCGTTGATTGGAATCAATATATCCACGTGAATAGTATTGTTGTGTACTATAACTAATCCATATTGAGATTGAGATTCCATTTTTAATATTCCAGTAAAATTCTTTCTTTTCCTTTTCAGAATTTTTATGACTTCTCCTTCTATTTTTCTTCCTGATTTACGATTTTTAAATTTTACTTGGACTAAGTCTCCTTCTATAGCTCTATTCGTTTTCTTTTTAGGAATAAAAATGTCTTTAGGAAATCCTTTTATATTTACAAAAGCATATCCATAACTAGTAATATTAATAAATCCAATAGCTAAATTATTATTAGATAATCCTGAAAACTTATTGATTTTATTTTCTAATTTCATGAATAAAAAAAACATGTCAATTAACATTTAAAAATCTACAATCTACAAGTAATTTGTAAAAAATAAATATTATACATTTTTCATTTTCAGTTACGCATTTGATATTATTTATTATCTTTGCAATGATCCTTTTTTTTACTTACTATACATATATCAAAACATAAAAAAAATTAGCTCCATAAAATGACAGGTAAACGTCTATTATATGTTTCTTCAGATTTATTTCCTTTCTCTTCAGAGAATCCTATTTCTTTGTCAGTTTTAAAGGCTACCAAGTTTATGCAGTCTATAGGAAACGATGTACGTATATTCATGCCCCGTTTTGGAGTAATAAATGAACGAAGACATCAATTGCATGAAGTCATTCGTTTGTCAGGAATGAATTTAATTATTAATGAGATGGATCAACCTTTATTAATTAAGGTAGCATCTATTCCTGATGCAAGGCTGCAAGTTTATTTTATAGATAATGAAGAATATTTTAAAAGAAAAGCTATATATGAAGATGAGAATGGAATATTTTTTCATGATAATGATGAAAGAGCCCTTTTTTTAACAAAAGGAGTTTTGGAAGCTGTTAAAAAATTGAATTGGAAGCCAGATATTATTCATATATATGGTTGGATTAGTTCTTTTATTCCACTGTATATTAAGAATTTTTACAAAAATGATCCTGTTTACCAGAATACGAAAATAGTGGTTTCTATTTATAATAATCCTTTTAAAGGAATTATTAACAAGGATATTATTAAAAAGGTAAAATTTGATGGAATTAAATCTAGAAAATTAAAATTGTTAGAAAATCCAAATTATTTTAATCTGATAAAATTATGTATGTTTTTTTCCGATGCCATAATTAAAGGAGATCTTTCTTTTCCTAAAGAAATAGAAGACTATATAGATGAAAATAAATTATTAGTATTAAAATATTATCCTGTAGAAAAAATAGAAACCGTTTATCAACAATTTTATAAAGAAACTGTTTTAGAAACAGATTAATTTTAAAAAAAATTCTAATTTTATCAGTTAGAATGTGTGGTATAATTGGTTATTTGGGATATAGAGAAGCATATCCGATTCTTATTAATGGATTAAAAAAATTGGAATATCGTGGGTACGATAGTTCTGGAATAGCTATTTTTTATGAAAATGGATATAATCTATACAAAACTAAAGGAAAAGTTGATGAATTAAAGAAAAAAATTTCTTCTTGTAAAATTCAAATAAAAGGAACAACTGGAATAGGACATACTAGATGGGCTACACATGGAATTCCGGATGATATTAACGCTCATCCTCATGTTTCCAATTCTAATGAACTTATTTTAATTCACAATGGAATTATAGAAAATTATCATGCAATTAAAATAATTTTATTGAAAAATGGTTTCACTTTTAAAAGTAAAACAGATACAGAAGTTTTAGTAAACTTGATTGAATATATTCAAAAAAAAAATAAATTATCTTTGGAAGAAGCTGTACGAGTTTCTCTGAATGAAGTGATTGGAGCATATTCTATAGCTATAGTAGAAAAATCAAATCCAGAAAGAATTGTTATTGCAAAATTAGGAAGTCCTCTAGCATTGGGAATAAATGAAAGGGAGTTTTTTATTGCTTCTGATCCTATTCCCTTTATTGATTATACTAAAAATGCTCTTTATTTGAAAGATGGTGAAATGGCTATTCTTAGAAAAGATAAAGAATTAGATCTTCGTAAGATTATAGATAATCATAAACTTAATCCAATTATTAAAGAACTTAAAATTAATCTTCAAAAGATTGAAAAAGGAGAATACAAATATTTCATGTTAAAAGAAATTTATGAACAACCAAAAACGATTTTAGATACTTTACGTGGAAGATTATTAATTGCAGATGGGGGAGTTATTTGTATTGATGGAATTGAATCTAATAAGGACGTATTTATTAATGCTAGATGTATAACTATAGTAGCTTGTGGAACTTCATGGCATGCTAGTTTAATTGGAGAGTACTTATTAGAAGAATTAGCTCATGTTCCAGTAGAAGTAGAATATGCTTCTGAATTTAGATATAGGAATCCTATTATAGAAAAAAGGGATATTGTTATAGTGATTTCCCAATCTGGAGAAACCGCAGATACTATAGCTGCTTTAAAATTAGCTAAGAAAAAAGGAGCTTTTGTTTTTGGAATTTGTAATGTAGTTGGATCATCTATAGCAAGAAATGTAGACGCAGGAGCTTATACACATGCTGGACCTGAAATAGGAGTGGCTTCTACAAAAGCTTTCACAGCACAAATCACTGTTCTTGTTTTGCTAGCTTTGAAAATAGGAAAACATAGATCAGCGATTACAGATAGTCGTTACAAATATTTATGTCAAGAATTGGGTTCTATTCCAGATAAAGTGAGCAGGACATTAAAAATGGATGAAACTATAAAAAAAATATCTAAAATATTTTACAATGTAAATAACTTTCTTTATTTAGGTAGAGGAATTAATTTTCCAGTAGCTTTAGAAGGAGCTTTAAAATTGAAAGAAATTTCCTATATTCATGCTGAGGGGTATCCTGCTGCAGAGATGAAGCATGGACCTATTGCTTTAATAGATGAAAAGATCCCTGTTATAATTATAGCTACAAAAAAAGGATGTTATGATAAGATTGTAGGAAATATTGAGGAAATTAAAGCAAGGAAAGGAAAAATAATAGCAATAGTTAATGAAGGGGATATACAAGT
Protein-coding sequences here:
- the coaD gene encoding pantetheine-phosphate adenylyltransferase, whose amino-acid sequence is MNKRIAVFPGSFDPITLGHYDVIVRSLNLFDKIVIAIGINSEKNNMFSINRRKEWIQKTFLGFSKIEIDLFQGMTISFCRKKKAQFILRGLRDQLDFEFERKVFYANRELEKRNCIETVFILSSYGKSYISSRIVREIMKNGGDYTIFVPPYVRI
- the rnr gene encoding ribonuclease R; the encoded protein is MKLENKINKFSGLSNNNLAIGFINITSYGYAFVNIKGFPKDIFIPKKKTNRAIEGDLVQVKFKNRKSGRKIEGEVIKILKRKRKNFTGILKMESQSQYGLVIVHNNTIHVDILIPINEFKGYQHNEKVLVEIVKWPKNFKNPLGKIIKGFGVSGEYKTEIFSLLSEYGISYEFPKEVEKEAKEIVLKKNSDLNMRRDMRNINTFTIDPLDAKDIDDALSIRKLNSNIWEIGIHIADVSHYVKKGSFLDKEAYTRANSIYFVGKVIPMLPKILSNDLCSLHPEKDKLSFSSIFNMNNQGKILKSWFGKTIIRSNRRFTYEEVQKIIERKKGDYHEDISTLFFFSKILTKNRLKNGAISIEKVEIKFHLDKKNNPTRLYLEKSNEAHRLIEEFMLLANRKISEFVSLNLDGKPSNRTYIYRVHDEPDFQKIFILKKIIEPLGYFLDLKNVKTSINHLLKSIQGKPEKNMIENLILRTMSKAKYSTKNIGHYGLSFVYYTHFTSPIRRYSDIIAHRLLNYYLTKKNNNKLNSIEFYEEQSKHCSEKERLAIDAEREFLKYLQVKHIKKYLGKEFEGIITGFTEWSVYIDLLVFQTEGMIRLRDIKEDLYTLHSNNYSIIGRKKRRVYYLGDRVKVKLIDADIEKKQITLGWIKKE
- a CDS encoding glycogen/starch synthase, producing MTGKRLLYVSSDLFPFSSENPISLSVLKATKFMQSIGNDVRIFMPRFGVINERRHQLHEVIRLSGMNLIINEMDQPLLIKVASIPDARLQVYFIDNEEYFKRKAIYEDENGIFFHDNDERALFLTKGVLEAVKKLNWKPDIIHIYGWISSFIPLYIKNFYKNDPVYQNTKIVVSIYNNPFKGIINKDIIKKVKFDGIKSRKLKLLENPNYFNLIKLCMFFSDAIIKGDLSFPKEIEDYIDENKLLVLKYYPVEKIETVYQQFYKETVLETD
- the glmS gene encoding glutamine--fructose-6-phosphate transaminase (isomerizing), which encodes MCGIIGYLGYREAYPILINGLKKLEYRGYDSSGIAIFYENGYNLYKTKGKVDELKKKISSCKIQIKGTTGIGHTRWATHGIPDDINAHPHVSNSNELILIHNGIIENYHAIKIILLKNGFTFKSKTDTEVLVNLIEYIQKKNKLSLEEAVRVSLNEVIGAYSIAIVEKSNPERIVIAKLGSPLALGINEREFFIASDPIPFIDYTKNALYLKDGEMAILRKDKELDLRKIIDNHKLNPIIKELKINLQKIEKGEYKYFMLKEIYEQPKTILDTLRGRLLIADGGVICIDGIESNKDVFINARCITIVACGTSWHASLIGEYLLEELAHVPVEVEYASEFRYRNPIIEKRDIVIVISQSGETADTIAALKLAKKKGAFVFGICNVVGSSIARNVDAGAYTHAGPEIGVASTKAFTAQITVLVLLALKIGKHRSAITDSRYKYLCQELGSIPDKVSRTLKMDETIKKISKIFYNVNNFLYLGRGINFPVALEGALKLKEISYIHAEGYPAAEMKHGPIALIDEKIPVIIIATKKGCYDKIVGNIEEIKARKGKIIAIVNEGDIQVSMLADHVIQVPEISEELSPLVTVIPLQLLAYQIAFIRGENVDQPRNLAKSVTVE